The sequence AATGTGTTTTTTAAACGCAGAGTCATTGCTTAACTGATCAAAAATGGATTTGAAGTCTAAGCTGTCAGGTAATTTTTGTGAAGAGGTGCGGGGATAAGAAGTGTATCCGGAAGTATAGAGGTTTTGAGCAATTGTTTGTGTCTTTTTAGGTGAGAATCCAAAGACGTTATATGCTTCAGATTGAAGTCCTCCCAGGTTAAAAGGAACTGGAGGTTTTGTTGTGGAATTGGAGATATTAATCTTATAAACTGCAGCATCTTTTCCTTGGCATTTGTCCATTATCTCTTCAGCCCTTTTCTTATCAAATATTTTGCCGTCAACATGATTGGCTTCAATATCTCCTTCAATAATGGCTTTGATTAACCAATAAGGTTCAGAAACAAATTCTTTAATCTCTTTTTCCCTTTCAACTAAAATTGATAAAGTAGGTGTTTGAACACGGCCGGCAGATAACTTTAAAAATCTATGTTTAGCGCTGCTAACAGATTTCATTAATGCTTTGGAAATGTTAACTCCGAAATAGTAATCAAGGACATGTCTTGCAATACCTGTGTCTACCTGACTCATATCCAACTCAATTCTATTGTCATAAGCTTCAAGCAGGTCCTTTTTAGTCAAAGTGGAAAATTTCATACGGGAAATCTTAGCCAGATCATTTTGTCCGCAGGCATACTTTAATGCATTATAACCGATTAAAGTTCCTTCAGTATCATAATCACAAGCATGAATATATGAATCTGCGCCTTTTCCAAGTTTTTTAATAGCCCTTACATAATCTTTAGTAAATCCGCTGCCTTTTTTATTAACCTCATAAGCGGGAGCCCAGTGAAGATCGAAATAGACCTTGTCTTTAGGATTATCGGGAGTAAGTGAATAAAGGTGGCCAACAGCAGATACAACAGTTATGTATTTTGAATCCTTTTTAAGTTCCCAGTATTTCACTTTTTTATTATATACCTTCTTTTTAGCACTTGGCGAAAGCGCCTTTGCAATCTTTTCCGCAGATGTTGGTTTCTCACATACTATTACTTCATGCATTCTATACTACCCTCTCACTAAAAAACATACTGAATATAATATAAATAAATATGTTATATAAAAATATTTTGAAAAAAAAGTTGCAGTTAAAATTTAAAAAAAAAGTTATAATTCTTCGTTGTAAAATCTGTAAAAATCAGCACAGAAATCACAAATCGGGTATTTGCCATTGCGGTAATATGCAAGGTCTGCCTTATTCATGTCAAATTCTTTACCACAAATAAAACATGTTTCGATTTTTTCTTCTGTCATAGTAAAACCATTGAAAATAAAAAAAGAAATAGGTTAGAAAGCTTAACCTATATTGTATTTTTGTAAGAGTAAAATCTCTTCAGTAGAGACTTTTCCACCTTGTTTGAATTTAGCAAAGATTTCTTCAGCTCTTTCTTTTTCTTCGCGGTTTTTATTAAATCCGCCAGACTGTTTGTTATCAGATTTTCTCTTTTTAGGTCTGCTGGAACCTAATTTTTTGTTGATAACATGAATATCGCTTAAGATTGCTTTGAATTCTTCATGTTTAGCGGAAGCGTTTTTACGTGCTTCGATGAATTTTTTGTGAGCTTCATCAGCTGCGGTTCTGATATCATCAGTTTTTCTGAAGTAGATAAGCATTTCTTCATGAGCCGCTTGAGCCTGTTCAGATAAAGCGATAACTTTTTCGTGTTCTTCCTCAGATACTTTTTTAAGTTCGTGAGCTTCGTCTTTAACTGATTCATCTTCATGAATTTTCATTAACTCTTTTCTGAGATCGTTTGCATTTTTAACAAGCTGATTTTCTTTTTTAATGTCTAAAACGCGAGTTTCAATGATTTTATCAATCTTTTTGATTTCATTTTCTATTTTGATTTTATCACGTTTACCGGAAGACCATTCTAAACTTTTAATTTTGTTGTTAGCATCATTACGTGCTTTTTTAGCAGCTTCAACAGCTTTGTTAATTTCATTACGTTCATTTCTGAACTCAATAGCTTTGTTTAAGTTTTCTTTTAAAGATGCATTTAATTCATCTCTAATTTTACGTTGTTCTTTAGCTATTTTGTTGAAATTTTCCCTTTCTTCAGCAACTTTGGAGATTTCAGCTTCTTTTTCATCTTTTTGTTTTCTTACACCAGCAATAGTGTCGGCAAGAACAAAATCAGATTTAGGGACAGCTTTTTCTTTTTTATCTTCAGCTTCGTTTTCTACAGTTTCAGTTTCAGCATCAGTGGTTAATTGATTAAGGATTTCATCTAAGACTTTGCATAAGTCTTTTTCTTCTATTACAACATCAGCAATTTCTTTTACAGAATCTTTTGCATTGAATGCAATTCCGCAACCTGCTGACTCGATCATGGAAATGTCGTTAGCGCCATCTCCAACAGCAATTACTTCATCAAAAGTAATGCCTGCTTTTTCAACGTGGTCTTTTAATACGTCTAATTTAGAACCGGATACTAAAGGACCAGTCACTTCACCAGTTAATTTACCATCTTCGACTGTGAAACTGTTGGTATAAACGGTTTCAACTCCGATTTTATCTTTAATTTTGTCAGCCACTACATCAAAACTACCACTAATGATAGCTACATCTACATCTTTTTCTTTTAAAGCTTTGATGGTTTCGCTAGCTCCAGACATTAACGGAAGTTCGTCAGCAACTTTTTCGATATCTTCAATAGAAGTACCTTCAAGAAGTTGAACTCTATCTTTAATAGAAGTTTCAAAGTCAATTTCCCCTTGCATAGCTTTTTCAGTAATTGCAGCTATGTCTTCTTCAACATTTGCTATCTTTCCTATCTCATCTATCGCTTCACCATCAATAATAACGTTATCTAAGTCAAATACTACAAGTTTAATCAATAATACCACCAATTATATTAAATCTAGCTCACTTAATCTATCGTAAGCTCTTTCGACACCTAATTTGGCGTCGCTTTTAGTTTTAGCTCCGGTACATACAACTTTACCTGAGCCGAATAATAATAAAACCACTTTAGGGTCAGACAATCTGTATACCAAACCCGGAAATTGTTCAGGTTCATATTCAGTATCTTCAAGTTCTAAAGCAACGGCTTCTAAATTTAATGTGGATTCTAAGTTTGCAGAAGCCACAATATTTTGAATTTTAATTTCAAATTCGTGAGGAATCTCAGTATCGATAGTCCTCATTAAATCTACAGTTTTCTTGATTGCTAATTTAGAATCATCTATAGATTTTGCTCCAGTACACACAAGCTTACCAGAGCTAAATATTAATGCTGCTGTTTTAGGATCTTTAAGTTTAAAAACTAATCCCGGAAACTGTTCACGATTAAAATTAACCCCTTCTAAAGCTTGGGACACTTCAGTAAGAACAATGTCTTTACCAATGCTTGCAGAAGCAACAATGTTTTCAATTTTTATTTCAACATCGGTCAATTTAAAACCTCCTTAATTATTAAAAGTAGAATAGTAAAATTTAAGAAAGAAAAAAATAGTTAAATTTTTACTAATAAAATATATAAATTAAATAGTATATAAAGGTATGTTTATTTAAAGGATATGGGAAAAATCTGAAATAAAAATGAAAATAATAATTTTTCAAAATAAGCAGATGAACTTTACCCTATTTAATAACAATACTTAAACAGCCACTGAAAAATAAGAAAGACAATACATAAAAAGTTATTTGTAAAAGAGCCGATATTTATATAGAATTTGAAAATGTTGCCATTCAGATGACATCATGAATTTTTTCATGAAAAGAGATAAACTATATTATTTATATAACAAAGGGGATAACATGATTGAAGTTGAAGTTAAAGCTAAAATCGATGATTTTAGCCTGATGGAAAAAAAATTAGGCGAAATTGGTGCGGCAAAAACTAAAAAAGAATTTCAGGAAGACATTTACTTTAACAGTCCTGTTGTAGACTTTGCCAAAACTGACGAAGCGCTAAGAATTAGAACAACAAAGGAAAATGATGACGTCAATATTTTTATAACATACAAGGGGCCGAAAATTGACAGCAAATCAAAAACCAGGAAAGAAATTGAAATGAGTATAGAAGAATCTCAGAAATGCACAGACATATTTGAAGCAGTGGGTTTTAGAAAAGTCAGAACCGTTAGAAAAAACAGACAATATTACTCTTATAAAAACTTTGAAATATCACTTGACGATATTGAAGGTCTTGATCCCTATATGGAAATAGAAATTGCTCTGGAAGATGGAGAAGATTATTCAAATGCTCAAAAATCCATTTTTGAATTGTTTGAAAAATTAGGCATTAGAGATGGCTTTGAGAGAACATCATATTTGGAACTTTTAGAAAACTTAAATAATAATAACTAACTAATATTATTAATTATATTATATTTTACAACATTACAAGATGTGATTATATTGCAATATTTTATTAGCCATTATAACAAAGAATATGAGTTGAAATTCCCTGAAGACTTGCTAATCTATGATACAACATTAAGGGACGGAGAACAAACTCCCGGCGTCTGTTTTAATTTTGATGAAAAATTAGAAATAGCCAGAAAGCTTGATCAGTTTAAAATTCACCAAATTGAAGCAGGATTTCCAATAGTTTCTGAAAAAGAAAAAGAGACCGTAAAGGCAATAGCCAATGAAGGGCTTGATGCCACAATCCTTGCTTTAACAAGAACCAAAAAAGAGGATATTGATGTGGCTCTTGATTGTGATGTGGGAGGAATCATCACATTTGTGGGAACCTCCGATATTCATTTAGACCACAAGATGCACATTACCCGCCAGGATGCAATTAAATTATGTGAAACTGCAGTGGACTATGCTAAGGACCACGGATTATACGTTGCATTCTCAGCAGAAGACGCTACAAGAACAGATATTGATTTTTTAAAAAGGATTTATTCAAAGGCTCAGGAATGCGGAGCTGACAGAGTCCATATTGCAGATACAACAGGTGCGATTACTCCTCAAGGAATTGACTATCTTGTAAGGGAACTTGTAAAAGATTTGGATGTCAATCTTGCGCTTCACTGCCACAACGACTTCGGTCTTGCTGTTATCAACTCCATTACAGGTATTTTAGCAGGTGCAAAAGGTATTTCAACAACCGTTAACGGTATTGGAGAAAGGGCAGGAAACGCCTCTTTAGAAGAATTAATCATGGCTCTGAAAATTCTCTACGGCAAAGATTATGGATTCAAAACCAAATATATTAAAGAACTGTCCGATATCGTATCAAAATCAAGCGGACTTCCTATTCCAAGCAACAAGCCGGTTGTTGGAAACAATGTCTTCAGACACGAATCAGGAATACACGTTGATGCGGTTATTGAAGAGCCTTTATGTTATGAACCATATGTTCCTGAATTGGTTGGTCAAAAAAGGCAGCTTGTTTTAGGTAAACACTCTGGATGCAGAGCCGTCAGGGCAAAATTAAATGAATGTGAACTTGAAGTTAGTGATGAAGAGCTTATTGAAATCGTAAGGCAAGTTAAAAAATCCAGAGAAGAGGGAAAATACATTAACGATACAGTATTCAAAGAAATTATTAAAAAAATCAACAAAAAGGAATAGATTAAGATGAATATTACTGAGAAAATATTGTCTGCAAAAGCAGGACATGAAGTTATTCCAGGAGAAATCATTGAAATTCCGGTTGACCTTGCAATGTCACATGACGGAACTTCCCCGCCGGCTATTAAGACCTTTGAAAAAATAGCCGATAAAGTATGGGATTCTGAAAAAATTGCAATCATATTTGATCACAACATCCCCGCCAATACAATCGGTTCTGCGGAATTTCAGAAAGTTTGCCGCGATTTTATTAAAACACAGAATATTACAAAAAACTTTATTCACGGCGAAGGAATATGCCATCAGGTTGTTCCTGAAATGGGACTTGTGGAGCCTGGCAAGGTAATTGTTGGTGCCGATTCACATACATGTACCTACGGTGCTTTTGGAGCATTTTCAACAGGTATGGGTGCAACTGACCTTGCAATGGTTTGGGCAACCGGCAAAACATGGTTTATGGTTCCTGAAGCCATTAAAATGGAAGTGACCGGAGAATCAAATCCATATATTGCACCAAAAGACATCATTTTAAACATCATAGGAGAAATTGGAATAGCAGGCGCAACCTATAAGACAGCCGAGTTTTGTGGAGATGTTATAGAAAACATGGGCGTTGAAGGAAGGGCAACCATGTGTAACATGGCTATTGAAATGGGTGCTAAAAACGGAATTATGGAGCCAAATCGTGATGTCATTGATTACATTTGCAAAAGAACCGGCAAAAACGAATCTCAGTTAAATATCGTTAAATCAGATGATGATGCAGAATATTCCAAGGAAATGCATTTTGACATAAGCGATATGGAACCTCAAATTGCATGTCCAAATGACGTGGACAATGTCTGCGATATTTCAAAAATTGAAGGAACCCACATAGACCAGTGCCTTATAGGGTCATGTACCAACGGCAGACTTTCTGATTTAAAGGAAGCTCACGAAATATTGGATGGTCAAAAAATTAGTGATTCAGTAAGATTGATT comes from Methanobrevibacter sp. and encodes:
- a CDS encoding TATA-box-binding protein; this encodes MTDVEIKIENIVASASIGKDIVLTEVSQALEGVNFNREQFPGLVFKLKDPKTAALIFSSGKLVCTGAKSIDDSKLAIKKTVDLMRTIDTEIPHEFEIKIQNIVASANLESTLNLEAVALELEDTEYEPEQFPGLVYRLSDPKVVLLLFGSGKVVCTGAKTKSDAKLGVERAYDRLSELDLI
- the hacA gene encoding homoaconitase large subunit; amino-acid sequence: MNITEKILSAKAGHEVIPGEIIEIPVDLAMSHDGTSPPAIKTFEKIADKVWDSEKIAIIFDHNIPANTIGSAEFQKVCRDFIKTQNITKNFIHGEGICHQVVPEMGLVEPGKVIVGADSHTCTYGAFGAFSTGMGATDLAMVWATGKTWFMVPEAIKMEVTGESNPYIAPKDIILNIIGEIGIAGATYKTAEFCGDVIENMGVEGRATMCNMAIEMGAKNGIMEPNRDVIDYICKRTGKNESQLNIVKSDDDAEYSKEMHFDISDMEPQIACPNDVDNVCDISKIEGTHIDQCLIGSCTNGRLSDLKEAHEILDGQKISDSVRLIILPASREIYKQAMQLGYMDTFIDAGAIICNPGCGPCLGGHMGVLSEGESCISTTNRNFKGRMGDPKSSVYLSNSKVVAASAITGVITNPKDL
- the cyaB gene encoding class IV adenylate cyclase, whose protein sequence is MIEVEVKAKIDDFSLMEKKLGEIGAAKTKKEFQEDIYFNSPVVDFAKTDEALRIRTTKENDDVNIFITYKGPKIDSKSKTRKEIEMSIEESQKCTDIFEAVGFRKVRTVRKNRQYYSYKNFEISLDDIEGLDPYMEIEIALEDGEDYSNAQKSIFELFEKLGIRDGFERTSYLELLENLNNNN
- a CDS encoding homocitrate synthase family protein encodes the protein MQYFISHYNKEYELKFPEDLLIYDTTLRDGEQTPGVCFNFDEKLEIARKLDQFKIHQIEAGFPIVSEKEKETVKAIANEGLDATILALTRTKKEDIDVALDCDVGGIITFVGTSDIHLDHKMHITRQDAIKLCETAVDYAKDHGLYVAFSAEDATRTDIDFLKRIYSKAQECGADRVHIADTTGAITPQGIDYLVRELVKDLDVNLALHCHNDFGLAVINSITGILAGAKGISTTVNGIGERAGNASLEELIMALKILYGKDYGFKTKYIKELSDIVSKSSGLPIPSNKPVVGNNVFRHESGIHVDAVIEEPLCYEPYVPELVGQKRQLVLGKHSGCRAVRAKLNECELEVSDEELIEIVRQVKKSREEGKYINDTVFKEIIKKINKKE
- the serB gene encoding phosphoserine phosphatase SerB translates to MIKLVVFDLDNVIIDGEAIDEIGKIANVEEDIAAITEKAMQGEIDFETSIKDRVQLLEGTSIEDIEKVADELPLMSGASETIKALKEKDVDVAIISGSFDVVADKIKDKIGVETVYTNSFTVEDGKLTGEVTGPLVSGSKLDVLKDHVEKAGITFDEVIAVGDGANDISMIESAGCGIAFNAKDSVKEIADVVIEEKDLCKVLDEILNQLTTDAETETVENEAEDKKEKAVPKSDFVLADTIAGVRKQKDEKEAEISKVAEERENFNKIAKEQRKIRDELNASLKENLNKAIEFRNERNEINKAVEAAKKARNDANNKIKSLEWSSGKRDKIKIENEIKKIDKIIETRVLDIKKENQLVKNANDLRKELMKIHEDESVKDEAHELKKVSEEEHEKVIALSEQAQAAHEEMLIYFRKTDDIRTAADEAHKKFIEARKNASAKHEEFKAILSDIHVINKKLGSSRPKKRKSDNKQSGGFNKNREEKERAEEIFAKFKQGGKVSTEEILLLQKYNIG